The sequence AAAAATTGTTGCGAAAATATACTTCATTTACTATAGCTAAAATTGGAATTTCAAATAAAATAGTATGCAACCAAGGACCTTTAACGATTATATTGATTTCTCCTGATAAATTTGATTTTATTGTTACACATCTTTCTGGTAAATAGAATAACCGTAGAAAATCTATGAAATCACTTTTAATAAATCTTAATTTACTTAAATAAAATAATTCTTCTTCAGTAAATTTTAATTTGCAAAGATTATGTATTTCTTCTTTTATTTCATTAATATAAGGAACAAGATTTATATTTTTAGTTCTACACTTGAAATTATATTCAACATGTGCAGCAGGAAAATGATGCAATACAACTTGCATCATAGTAAATTTATATAAATCTGTATCTAATAATGAATTTATTATCATGATTTTATTATAATTAGTGTAAAGTTATGTATAAATATAATGTCTAATATAAATTATACTAACAATATAATAATAATAAACATAATAATTATTATATTTTAATAAATGGAGCATATTAAAAATGACACATGTAGTAACAGACAATTGTATTAATTGTAAATACACAGATTGTATTGATGTTTGCCCAGTAGATTGTTTTCGTGAAGGACCAAATTTTTTAGTTATTGATCCTGAAGAATGCATAGATTGTGCAGTATGCGTTACTGAATGTCCAGCAAATGCAATATTTCATGAAGAAGATTTACCTAAAAATATGATTAATTTTATAGAAATTAATAAACAATTATCTAAAAAGTTTAAAAATATTACTAGATCTAAAAATCCTTTACCTGATGCTGATAAATGGAATGGGGTAGAAGATAAAATTAAATATTTAAAGCAAAAATAATTTTAAATAAGAAATATTATGGAATTTTCTATAGAAAAAGTACAAAAAATATATACATGGATACCTAATAAATTATATTCTATTTTTATAACCAACAATAACTTTCATAAATTTACACCTGGACAATTTACTAGATTAGGTTTGTCAATTGAAAATAATAATATATTTAGAGCATATTCCATAGTAAGTTCTCCAAAAGAAAAATATTTAGAATTTTATTATAATGTAATTAATAATGGTTATTTAACTCCATTTTTAGCTAAATTGATGCCAAACGATGAAATTTTTATTGATAAAAAATCATATGGTATTTTATCAATAGATAATATTATGCCAAATAGAAATCTACTACTTATAGCTTCTGGTACTGGTTTATCTCCATATATTTCAATATTAAGAAATAATAAAATATGGTCAAATTTTAAAAAAATTATTATTATACATACAGTAAAGTATGAAAATGAATTAGGATATAAACAAGAAATATTATCTTATGTAAATAAAAAATTAGTTATATATAAACCTATAGTGACTCAAGAAAAAAATACATTTATAATGAAAAAAAGATTAACAGTATTATTTGATACAGGTGAAATAAATAAATTTTTAGACGAACAAATTACTCCTGAAAATACTAGTATGATGATTTGTGGTAATCCATCTTTAGTAAATGATATGAGATTAATTCTTAAAAATTTAAATTTTCAAACAAGTAGATTAAATAAAATAGGTCATGTAATTTTTGAAAAATATTGGCAATGATAAACCCTTTAATTAAAGCAATAGACGAAATATTACCTCAAACACAATGTACTAAATGTGGTTACGATAATTGCTTATCTTATGCAAATGCAATAGTTAATGATAAAGAATCTATAAATAGATGTCCTCCAGGTGGTGATCATACTATAAAAAAAATATCTAAAATACTTAATAAAGAATTTATTGCATTAGATTCAAGTAGAGGTAGTCCTGAAATTTTTAATGTTGCATCTATTGATGAAGAAAAATGTATAGGATGTACAATATGTATTGCTGAATGTCCTACAGATGCAATTTTAGGAGCAAATAAAAGAATGCATATAATAATAACAGATTATTGTACAGGATGTGGATTATGTGTAGATAAATGTCCAGTTAGTTGTATTAATTTAGAAAACATAAACAGAAAATGGACTAAAAAACATGCTGATTTATCTAGATCTAGGTACAATAATAAACTAATACGTATGAAAAAAAATTTTCAACAACAAAGTTTAATGAAAAATAAATTATTAAAAGATTAATTAATAATATGAATAAAAATATATACAATATATTTTATATATTAAATCATATATTTAATAATACAAAAATAAGATTAAATTATACTAATCAATTTCAATTGTTAATCGCCGTTATTTTGTCAGCTAAAACTAATGACGAAATAGTTAATCAAGCTACTTCTAAATTTTTTAATTATCATAAAAGTCCAGAATCCATAATCAATTTGGGAGAAGAAAAACTCAAAATATATATAAAAAATGTTGGTTTATATAATATAAAATCTAAAAATATTATAAAATTATGTCAAATATTGATTACTAATTTTAATAGTAATATACCAAATAATTTTAATGATTTAATAAAATTACCAGGTGTTGGCAGAAAAACTGCAAATTTAATATTAAATGAAGTTTTTGGGTATAGTACTATTGCAGTAGATTCTCATGTATTTAGGGTATCTAGGAGAATAGGAATAAGTGATTCAGATAAATTAATTGAAGTCGAAAAAGATTTAATTAATAATGTACCTAAGCAATTTC comes from Candidatus Kinetoplastibacterium sorsogonicusi and encodes:
- the fdxA gene encoding ferredoxin FdxA: MTHVVTDNCINCKYTDCIDVCPVDCFREGPNFLVIDPEECIDCAVCVTECPANAIFHEEDLPKNMINFIEINKQLSKKFKNITRSKNPLPDADKWNGVEDKIKYLKQK
- a CDS encoding ferredoxin--NADP reductase, translated to MEFSIEKVQKIYTWIPNKLYSIFITNNNFHKFTPGQFTRLGLSIENNNIFRAYSIVSSPKEKYLEFYYNVINNGYLTPFLAKLMPNDEIFIDKKSYGILSIDNIMPNRNLLLIASGTGLSPYISILRNNKIWSNFKKIIIIHTVKYENELGYKQEILSYVNKKLVIYKPIVTQEKNTFIMKKRLTVLFDTGEINKFLDEQITPENTSMMICGNPSLVNDMRLILKNLNFQTSRLNKIGHVIFEKYWQ
- a CDS encoding RnfABCDGE type electron transport complex subunit B — encoded protein: MINPLIKAIDEILPQTQCTKCGYDNCLSYANAIVNDKESINRCPPGGDHTIKKISKILNKEFIALDSSRGSPEIFNVASIDEEKCIGCTICIAECPTDAILGANKRMHIIITDYCTGCGLCVDKCPVSCINLENINRKWTKKHADLSRSRYNNKLIRMKKNFQQQSLMKNKLLKD
- the nth gene encoding endonuclease III — its product is MNKNIYNIFYILNHIFNNTKIRLNYTNQFQLLIAVILSAKTNDEIVNQATSKFFNYHKSPESIINLGEEKLKIYIKNVGLYNIKSKNIIKLCQILITNFNSNIPNNFNDLIKLPGVGRKTANLILNEVFGYSTIAVDSHVFRVSRRIGISDSDKLIEVEKDLINNVPKQFLKNAHNVLLNFGRNICKAKTPQCISCPIKKFCKHKL